A single window of Nitrospinota bacterium DNA harbors:
- the lptG gene encoding LPS export ABC transporter permease LptG, translating into MRILRAYLRREFLKFFSLILVSFVGLYLIVEFFERVDDFVEHHATWVAVAQYFAYKLPFIVFQVVPFAVLLATILTFSILSKNNEITAMKASGVALIAIASPIMVASLLISGVTFAANEYFLPHTNRKHRQIFEVTVRKRHLSGLVRSKNIWYQSADNIIWNIHHLDKASGKLNGIALYRLNSANRLFQRIDADSARWDGELWRFENVYIRDFHSDGSFRTEYFPTINLPFSEKPGDFGEIQKEPNEMSYKEIRRLVKEIRASGYDDTHYAVEMNSKLATPLTAFIMALFGVPFSLRTGRRGGLLFGIVLSIAVGFSYWVLTSVTLALGHAGHLPPALSAWSPNLLFSSSGLYLLLSVQQ; encoded by the coding sequence ATGCGGATTCTAAGAGCGTATCTGCGCCGCGAGTTCCTCAAGTTTTTCAGCCTCATACTGGTGAGCTTCGTCGGCCTCTACCTCATTGTGGAGTTCTTCGAGCGGGTGGACGACTTTGTGGAGCACCACGCAACATGGGTGGCCGTCGCTCAATACTTCGCCTACAAGCTCCCTTTCATCGTCTTCCAGGTCGTCCCCTTCGCCGTGCTCCTGGCGACCATACTAACCTTCTCCATCCTCTCCAAGAACAATGAAATTACCGCCATGAAAGCGAGCGGCGTTGCCCTTATCGCCATCGCCAGCCCCATCATGGTGGCGTCGCTGCTGATAAGCGGGGTTACGTTCGCCGCCAACGAGTACTTCCTGCCCCATACAAACCGAAAACACCGCCAAATCTTCGAGGTCACCGTCCGCAAGCGGCACTTGTCTGGACTCGTCCGGTCTAAGAATATCTGGTACCAGAGCGCCGACAACATCATCTGGAACATCCACCACTTGGATAAAGCAAGCGGCAAGCTAAACGGTATCGCCCTCTACCGCCTCAATTCGGCCAACCGCCTCTTCCAGCGGATTGACGCAGACAGCGCCCGATGGGACGGGGAGCTGTGGCGCTTCGAGAACGTCTACATCCGGGACTTCCACTCCGATGGCTCCTTCCGCACCGAGTACTTCCCGACAATAAACCTCCCGTTTTCCGAAAAGCCGGGGGACTTTGGAGAAATACAGAAGGAACCCAATGAAATGAGTTACAAAGAAATCCGCCGGCTCGTCAAGGAGATTCGCGCCAGCGGCTACGATGATACCCACTACGCCGTGGAGATGAACTCAAAGCTGGCCACCCCCCTTACCGCATTCATTATGGCGCTGTTCGGCGTGCCCTTCAGCCTGCGGACCGGCCGTCGCGGGGGACTCCTCTTCGGCATCGTGCTGTCGATCGCCGTCGGCTTCTCCTACTGGGTCCTCACAAGCGTGACGCTGGCCCTGGGCCACGCCGGGCATCTGCCCCCCGCTCTAAGCGCATGGAGCCCAAACCTGCTCTTCAGCTCCTCGGGCCTATACCTATTGCTATCAGTGCAGCAGTAA
- the lpxK gene encoding tetraacyldisaccharide 4'-kinase yields the protein MKASELLRPALALAAGIYGVAVRSRRLAYDRRWARAEELPVPVISVGNLTAGGAGKTPCVADVVRRLLGEGFRPAVVSRGYKGRRKGIVVVSDGARMLEMPPAVADEAAMLADQLPGVPVLTGARRPLVGRAAVERFGANVIVLDDGFQHRACGRDLDIVLVDAGRPPSSDALLPLGRLREPPSSLRRANLIVATKSAKPEDAIVVGQWAWGRVPVVRAQHAPVGWRSLPGGRPMPLSERPKGTAIAFCGLAAPESFRRSLADLRVPVAGFAAYRDHHLYRASDGAFLATWARALGASWFATTEKDAVRLSGIGALPYPTYALAIEFRIVEGAETWHEAIIAAARGKRG from the coding sequence GTGAAGGCCAGCGAATTGCTCCGACCGGCTCTGGCGTTGGCTGCGGGCATCTACGGGGTGGCCGTCAGGTCCCGTCGTCTCGCCTACGACCGACGTTGGGCGCGCGCCGAAGAGCTTCCAGTCCCCGTCATCAGTGTGGGCAACCTGACCGCGGGGGGCGCGGGCAAGACTCCCTGTGTGGCGGATGTGGTCAGGCGCCTTCTTGGCGAGGGCTTCCGGCCCGCGGTGGTGAGCCGGGGCTACAAAGGCCGCCGGAAGGGCATCGTGGTGGTGAGCGACGGCGCCCGAATGCTGGAAATGCCCCCCGCGGTGGCAGACGAGGCCGCAATGCTCGCCGATCAGCTTCCCGGTGTCCCGGTCCTCACCGGGGCCCGCAGGCCCCTCGTTGGCCGGGCCGCCGTCGAGCGGTTCGGGGCCAACGTCATCGTCCTAGACGACGGCTTCCAGCATCGGGCCTGCGGACGGGACCTCGACATCGTCCTTGTGGACGCCGGTCGTCCTCCGTCTTCCGATGCCCTCCTTCCGCTGGGACGCCTGCGGGAGCCCCCTTCGTCTCTAAGGCGGGCCAATCTGATTGTCGCCACCAAGAGCGCAAAACCGGAGGACGCCATTGTGGTGGGCCAGTGGGCTTGGGGACGGGTGCCGGTCGTTAGGGCCCAGCATGCGCCGGTCGGCTGGAGGTCCCTCCCTGGAGGCAGGCCTATGCCCCTTAGCGAACGGCCCAAAGGGACGGCCATCGCCTTCTGCGGGCTGGCCGCTCCGGAGTCTTTCCGGCGGAGCCTGGCGGACTTACGCGTCCCCGTTGCGGGGTTCGCCGCCTATCGGGACCATCACCTCTATCGAGCGAGCGACGGGGCGTTCCTCGCTACCTGGGCCCGCGCGCTCGGGGCCTCCTGGTTCGCTACCACCGAGAAGGATGCCGTACGCCTCTCAGGGATCGGGGCGCTGCCCTATCCCACCTACGCTCTGGCCATCGAATTTAGGATTGTCGAGGGCGCCGAGACATGGCACGAAGCCATCATCGCCGCCGCCCGTGGCAAGCGGGGCTAA
- the lptF gene encoding LPS export ABC transporter permease LptF, with amino-acid sequence MRLLSRYIFKELVSVFALALFIFTLVLLLSRMLRLTDLVLNKGVPLLVVLKLLVYLSPSFLILIIPISLLVSAITVFSKLSTDSEIVAMKATGMSFLHMLGPVLVLSVAAYIATSYLIFVAFPTGNLAFQQVMFNLVRSKAALEIKPRVFNDTFSGLVLYAQEVPANDNVVRGVFIADRRQRDQSQTIVAQEGRLIPDPARRRVVLQLRNGTIHKLLPGRERYQILHFRQHELALNLRGLLEAGQPKKGVKQMTAAELRLLVAQTPPGSREGAIALVEYYKKFSLPVAALLLGFVGAPLGMFNRRSGRPGGFVISAAVVLLYYLLYTMGEGLGDEGRIPALLAMWMPNVVIALLAVYLVSKTAMERPFTYAESAMRRLGIVGRAARRLVMGRIEGP; translated from the coding sequence ATGCGGCTGCTCAGCCGATACATCTTCAAGGAGCTGGTGAGTGTCTTCGCTCTGGCCCTTTTCATCTTCACCCTGGTGCTGTTGCTAAGCCGGATGCTGCGCTTAACCGACCTGGTGCTCAACAAAGGTGTGCCCCTCTTGGTGGTGCTGAAGCTCTTGGTCTACCTCTCGCCCTCCTTTCTCATTCTCATTATACCAATCTCTCTGCTTGTCAGCGCCATCACGGTGTTCAGCAAGCTTTCAACAGACAGCGAGATCGTCGCCATGAAGGCTACGGGCATGAGCTTCCTCCACATGCTGGGGCCGGTTTTAGTGCTGTCGGTGGCAGCATATATAGCGACCAGCTACCTAATCTTCGTTGCGTTCCCGACTGGCAACCTGGCCTTCCAGCAGGTGATGTTCAACCTCGTTAGGTCCAAAGCCGCTCTGGAGATAAAGCCCCGTGTCTTCAACGACACCTTCTCCGGCTTGGTCCTCTACGCTCAGGAGGTGCCGGCCAACGACAACGTCGTCAGAGGCGTTTTCATCGCAGACCGGCGCCAGCGAGACCAGTCGCAGACCATCGTGGCTCAGGAGGGACGCCTGATCCCCGATCCGGCCCGACGCAGGGTAGTCCTGCAGTTGCGCAACGGCACCATCCACAAGCTCCTGCCCGGAAGGGAGCGCTACCAGATTCTGCACTTCCGCCAACACGAGCTTGCCCTCAACCTGAGAGGACTCCTGGAGGCGGGCCAGCCCAAGAAGGGGGTCAAGCAGATGACGGCGGCCGAGCTTCGCCTCTTGGTCGCTCAAACCCCCCCAGGGAGCCGGGAGGGCGCCATCGCCCTGGTGGAGTACTATAAGAAGTTCTCCCTGCCGGTAGCCGCCCTATTGCTCGGATTTGTCGGGGCGCCACTGGGGATGTTCAACCGCCGCAGCGGGCGCCCGGGTGGCTTTGTCATCAGCGCAGCGGTGGTGCTCTTATATTATCTCCTTTACACAATGGGGGAGGGCCTTGGTGACGAGGGGCGCATCCCGGCGCTCTTGGCCATGTGGATGCCCAACGTCGTCATAGCGCTGCTGGCCGTCTATCTCGTTTCGAAAACGGCCATGGAGCGGCCCTTCACCTATGCCGAGTCAGCGATGCGGCGTCTCGGCATAGTCGGCCGTGCCGCCAGACGGCTTGTGATGGGCCGGATCGAAGGCCCGTAA